From Hydractinia symbiolongicarpus strain clone_291-10 chromosome 12, HSymV2.1, whole genome shotgun sequence, one genomic window encodes:
- the LOC130622168 gene encoding uncharacterized protein LOC130622168 produces the protein MTSLWVCLLSHVLAFTSAHVLNYDSVTICDGMMKQIKCPRNENIHVLQGFYGKWRNHDCKGQHPDPDNLPTCSEDRKKTTMIARNICQGKNTCKLAADKSIYGQPCPENRAYLYVTFFCLAPGYKLKHEKSSSNEEVVTVPSHGFIVQEAKHNLKTEEDKKKKEDIANKKIILPPGNPTPGVFKEEKVEEKSKSLISNESTPESFELVEGEASQKSQLPNLEDIKRKETEEKGIRGSTICNGQSKLIACLPEEGIKVHYAFYGKKTGKDCKGDLPYKDESPTCSALDAKSNVENSCNGKQTCLLFADDNIYGKSLCPNVNKYLYLKYSCIQMPTDLPSMPVKLTPQEDLEEDAVSRSTTPEKQNTTVKICNGDRRTISCERDVGVQILSAFYGKENGKDCRGDLGYRDDIPECSNPRAMDSVKFLCESRKSCDLAAENELFGDDVCPGVNKYLKVVYSC, from the exons ATGACGTCATTGTGGGTGTGTTTACTTTCACACGTATTGGCATTTACATCAGCTCATG TTCTAAATTATGACTCTGTCACGATATGCGATGGTATGATGAAGCAAATTAAGTGTCCACGCAATGAAAACATTCACGTCTTGCAAGGCTTTTATGGAAAATGGAGAAATCATGATTGCAAGGGACAACATCCTGATCCAGACAATCTACCAACATGCAGTGAagatagaaaaaaaacaacaatgatAGCTAGAAACATTTGTCAAGGAAAGAATACCTGTAAACTAGCTGCTGATAAATCTATATATGGTCAACCATGTCCAGAGAATAGAGCTTATTTATATGTAACCTTCTTTTGCTTGGCACCTGGATATAAACTGAAACATGAGAAAAGCTCCTCGAATGAGGAGGTAGTAACAGTACCTAGCCATGGTTTTATAGTGCAGGAAGCTAAACACAATCTTAAAACTGAAGAGgacaaaaagaagaaagaagatatAGCGAACAAAAAGATTATTTTACCTCCTGGAAATCCAACTCCAGGagtttttaaagaagaaaaagttgaagaaaaatcaaaaagttTAATTTCCAATGAAAGCACACCTGAATCTTTCGAATTAGTTGAAGGAGAGGCCTCGCAGAAATCACAACTACCAAATTTAGAAGACATTAAAAGGAAGGAGACAGAAG AGAAAGGAATTCGAGGAAGTACAATCTGCAATGGTCAATCAAAGCTAATCGCTTGTTTACCTGAAGAAGGCATTAAAGTTCATTATGCATTTTATGGTAAAAAGACTGGTAAAGATTGCAAAGGGGACTTACCATATAAAGACGAATCTCCAACGTGTTCAGCATTGGATGCCAAAAGTAATGTTGAAAATTCCTGCAATGGAAAGCAAACATGCCTCTTGTTTGCTGATGACAATATCTACGGGAAATCTTTATGTCCGAATGTTAACAAGTAtttgtatttaaaatattcttgcaTCCAGATGCCAACAGATTTGCCATCCATGCCTGTGAAGTTGACACCACAGGAAGACTTAGAAGAAGATGCAGTATCTAGGTCAACTACTCCAG aaaaacaaaacacaacggTCAAGATATGTAATGGAGACAGGCGAACCATCAGTTGTGAACGAGATGTTGGCGTTCAAATCCTCTCTGCTTTTTATGGTAAAGAAAATGGCAAAGATTGTAGAGGTGATTTGGGTTATCGAGATGACATTCCTGAATGCAGTAACCCACGTGCTATGGACTCGGTTAAATTTTTATGCGAAAGTAGGAAATCTTGTGACTTAGCGGCTGAAAATGAACTATTTGGCGATGACGTTTGTCCAGGTGTCAATAAATATTTGAAAGTGGTATACAGTTGTTGA
- the LOC130621683 gene encoding uncharacterized protein LOC130621683, with amino-acid sequence MKNDTDEKMQVMKDGEFVAVNCEAEPDKTVTEATENPPPLLIYDDRQSEKIEKHYPIQEKRNPHTYLVAHRRPSYEPYSRSRVSNLTPAAALHDESSYDSDRFNPSQSNDRLYHRHHSCHSRISTEKYRHPIFATAEDLKEEELREKEECKECERGPHVLEKRESSIILFVEVNGRKYGGRLSLDEVL; translated from the exons ATGAAAAACGATACTGATGAAAAAATGCAAGTAATGAAAGATGGTGAATTTGTAGCGGTGAATTGCGAAGCTGAGCCAGACAAAACTGTAACAGAAGCAACAGAAAATCCACCGCCATTATTAATCTATGATGATagacaatcagaaaaaatagAGAAGCATTATCCAATACAGGAGAAGAGAAACCCACACACGTATCTGGTTGCACATCGCAGGCCGTCGTACGAACCCTACTCACGATCACGCGTGAGTAACCTGACACCTGCAGCAGCACTGCACGACGAGTCGTCATATGACAGTGACAGATTCAATCCATCGCAGAGTAATGACAGACTTTATCACCGTCATCATTCATGTCACTCACGAATttcaacagaaaaatatcgtcatCCTATTTTCGCGACAGCTGAAGACTTGAAAGAAGAAGAACTTAGAGAGAAAGAAGAATGTAAGGAGTGCGAAAGAGGACCCCAT GTACTTGAAAAACGTGAAAGTTCAATTATTTTATTCGTTGAAGTCAATGGAAGAAAATATGGCGGAAGATTATCATTAGATGAAGTGTTGTAG